In one window of Echeneis naucrates chromosome 17, fEcheNa1.1, whole genome shotgun sequence DNA:
- the LOC115057570 gene encoding apolipophorins, which produces MQIRNPQIKRLSSQKDHSVQRLKSLRESLERARLKFTLQGGKVMALCLQEGEQVWALNIKRALLSMFQTSRTVAKQEIEKETDVYGTCTSRYEKRGPVLLKTRDIKQCHESRLSNFWPHSVALTEDTSMQSELHCVQRHGSTVMEEVNCTEAVSMVTWSRPAGSLKTHTVSTLLLLRAQRGTLSGADTLSPGVLTSLQLEEEGGTRQGKPRASSLQQASQTIRMLCSLTSNPQLVSQEFIQLAFQLRDLTLSQLRRLWQESSFKCRNDWQPLLDALPPCGTENCIVLLTELVLTKELEEEQAHSFLTSIALIPHPTPKIIDSINALLEVPGVQSKALLAASSLAYQLCQRTQTSCDELPPIQTLMQTLKENLKEGCAGEEPTQVFYALKSVGNTGLSAPAFTPLLNRCMLGSSAALELRLAAIQAFRRFPCSADRSVLLQLYGSSQEDPEVRIAAYQQLMRCPDQNVFEWVKMTLKNETSSQVGSFVWSHLTNVLRSEDPIKQALFVSLPDDIISRDFEAESLKYSSYSDHTITSGMGITNLETSLIFSPKSFLPRSATAKLTVYFHGRAHNLIEVDLHVENAEPLLKNIFGEFTVPNEKRERRMRSKTDDSKRKEKEKCLSSSDTFLKQARAMLFGRRQTEENRPKCWAGVKVFGNELTVVTCDDLYNYSNQLSLSMAELAVKLLKGQEVQLSHRAVLMTEELLLPSLSGLPVKLGVNMTSFFSLHLKGNINYRDLTHFSLSGYIKPKYFPNHIAYVRLAARAGVDSAIGQAAVDWVSELGSTTSLDGSVQLQEGRDVRITLNTPEDIMDIISLSSRVFQLSGDHREEIKGPKSRIQTTACTPKTWSKMVGWQLCSNASYPLPAAGISLPPTGPVHFSLRLLKLDRGLHYYLLEAAYSLIPQRGTWLPREASVHLLLATPQSSIPRDMSLDLAYNPHRLLLRITHPLKTIHIQGQLEQERNVKSGKLELMIDGLHYFIMGLVDTQTIQSEQRTHYHLEAKMAADGKPMILSANVTRGPGRKTSFSATVKNMFRETSSLSVALERRRDSSSRQYSVEAELLLPGVVGSRMLGLIEQKGSLWSSALRLKYGLGGDARHLCQECYSSQRLRRERGSNLTYIMRTDHEFYCSNTALINHKIHLRHEKSPSHVKSVLDVSYGKHWDEINNKRTLHLSQSFKNQSTQNHTSYTLEFSLQVPEKNLNYRTQLLHSHLRQLGSESSTHLKIIHNNLMPLVAGLHWKRPPADALQKKWEATFNMDTPWLYIYTVHKLSNIQRHTLQLTSELTTSKWLTIRNLILEGFYRDRGREREARLELYTPAVTYLQAGGWGVVMKRGVKAFCSLSSLWTSPLRVDVSLEASTFSHTLQMASSYSKHNISLMAAFKTLDKNLRKRQAVVKITLSRPKSPATELEFEGTVEELRKDKKIYQKTALLHLRQTLQTFPQTFLLRETFTIDLLKDLYILESKAGFHGNREVIHTLTLGYQPPSPFVCSALVHPFSANIIPSDSEICVTITSNQVHCFHISVTPKKQGFNLNTTAP; this is translated from the exons ATGCAG ATTAGGAATCCACAAATAAAACGTCTCTCCTCTCAGAAGGACCACTCTGTGCAGCGCTTAAAAAGTTTGAG GGAGTCACTCGAGAGAGCGCGCCTTAAGTTCACCCTCCAAGGGGGAAAGGTCATGGCCCTCTGTCTCCAGGAGGGGGAGCAGGTGTGGGCCCTCAACATTAAAAGGGCTCTTCTGAGCATGTTTCAGACCTCCCGTACAGTGGCCAAACAGGAAATAGAGAAGGAG ACAGATGTATATGGGACGTGCACTAGCAGGTATGAGAAGCGAGGGCCTGTGCTGCTAAAAACCAGGGATATAAAACAGTGCCACGAGTCCAGGCTGTCAAACTTCTGGCCTCATTCAGTAGCTCTTACCGAAGACACA tCCATGCAGTCTGAACTACACTGTGTTCAGCGTCATGGATCTACAGTAATGGAGGAAGTTAACTGTACTGAagctgtttccatggtaacatgGTCCAGGCCTGCAGGGTCATTAAAGACCCACACGGTGTCTACCTTGCTCCTGCTCAGAGCCCAGCGAGGGACTCTGTCGGGAGCTG ATACTTTAAGTCCCGGTGTGCTAACCAGCCTGcagttggaggaggagggaggtacACGGCAAGGAAAGCCCAGGGCATCATCACTACAGCAAGCCAGTCAGACTATCAGGATGTTATGTAGCCTCACCTCAAACCCACAACTG GTATCACAAGAGTTCATTCAACTGGCTTTCCAACTGAGAGATCTGACTCTCTCCCAACTAAGGAGACTTTGGCAAGAATCCTCTTTCAAGTGCCGCAATGACTG GCAGCCATTGTTAGATGCATTACCGCCATGTGGGACTGAAAACTGCATCGTTCTCCTGACTGAACTAGTGCTGACAAAAgaactggaggaggagcaggctcACTCGTTCCTTACCTCCATAGCGCTCATCCCTCATCCAACCCCAAAGATCATCGACTCCATCAAT GCTTTACTGGAGGTCCCAGGGGTGCAGTCCAAGGCTTTGTTGGCTGCATCATCTTTGGCCTATCAGCTGTGCCAGAGGACCCAAACCTCCTGTGATGAGCTTCCTCCAATACAGACCCTCATGCAGACGCTAAAGGAAAACCTGAAGGAGGGCTGTGCGGGAGAGGAACCCACTCAG GTTTTCTATGCACTGAAATCGGTGGGGAACACAGGTCTCTCTGCTCCAGCCTTCACTCCTTTGCTAAATCGCTGTATGCTTGGCAGCTCGGCAGCACTTGAGCTGAGGCTTGCTGCCATTCAAGCCTTCAGACGCTTTCCATGCTCAGCTGAT AGGTCTGTGCTGTTGCAGCTGTACGGCTCCTCCCAGGAGGATCCTGAGGTCAGAATTGCTGCATACCAGCAGCTCATGCGCTGCCCTGACCAGAACGTATTTGAATGGGTGAAGATGACACTGAAGAATGAGACGTCCAGCCAAG tGGGTTCGTTTGTGTGGAGTCACCTGACAAATGTCCTGAGGAGTGAGGACCCCATTAAGCAGGCCTTGTTCGTGTCACTGCccgatgacatcatcagcagaGACTTTGAAGCAGAATCCCTTAAATACTCCTCCTATTCAGACCACACCATCACCTCAG gaATGGGAATCACAAATTTGGAAACATCTTTGATTTTCTCTCCAAAATCGTTTCTACCTAGATCTGCTACTGCCAAGCTCACAGTGTATTTCCACGGTAGAGCCCACAACCTGATAGAA GTGGACCTTCACGTTGAAAATGCAGAACCGctcttgaaaaacattttcGGAGAATTTACAGTTCCCAATGAAAAACgtgagaggaggatgagaagtaaaacagatgacagcaagagaaaagagaaagaaaagtgtttATCCAGCAGTGACACTTTTCTGAAGCAGGCCAGGGCCATG TTATTTGGGAGAAGGCAAACGGAGGAGAACAGGCCCAAGTGCTGGGCTGGTGTGAAGGTGTTTGGGAACGAGCTCACTGTTGTTACATGTGATGACCTGTACAACTACAGCAACCAGCTGTCACTGAGTATGGCGGAACTGGCTGTCAAACTGCTCAAG gGTCAAGAGGTCCAGCTGAGCCACAGGGCTGTGCTGATGACCGAAGAGCTGCTTTTACCGTCACTGTCTGGTTTGCCTGTCAAGCTGGGCGTCAACATGACCTCCTTCTTTTCACTGCATCTGAAGGGCAACATCAACTATAGGGACCTCACACATTTCTCTCTAAGTGGATACATTAAACCCAAGTATTTCCCCAACCACAT TGCCTATGTGCGGCTGGCAGCCAGAGCGGGGGTTGACAGTGCAATTGGCCAGGCTGCAGTGGACTGGGTTTCCGAGCTGGGGAGCACCACCAGTTTGGATGGCAGTGTTCAGCTGCAGGAGGGTCGAGATGTCAGGATCACACTGAACACACCTGAGGATATTATGGACATCATCTCTCTCAG CTCCCGAGTGTTTCAGCTCAGTGGAGACCACAGAGAAGAGATAAAGGGGCCCAAAAGTCGAATCCAGACCACTGCTTGCACACCAAAGACTT GGTCCAAGATGGTTGGCTGGCAGCTCTGCTCCAATGCATCATATCCATTACCTGCAGCCGGGATCTCACTACCCCCAACTGGACCCGTCCACTTCTCCCTCAGGCTGCTGAAGCTGGACAGAGGACTCCATTACTACCTGCTAGAAGCTGCCTACTCACTGATCCCTCAG AGGGGCACCTGGCTTCCCAGAGAAGCCTCCGTCCATCTCCTCCTGGCCACTCCTCAGTCTTCCATCCCCAGGGATATGTCTCTGGACCTGGCTTACAACCCTCACAGACTGCTGCTGAGGATCACCCACCCTCTGAAAACCATCCACATACAAG GGCAACTCGAACAAGAGAGGAATGTAAAGTCAGGGAAACTGGAGCTGATGATTGACGGgcttcattattttattatg GGTTTGGTCGATACTCAGACAATCCAGTCAGAGCAGAGGACACACTACCACCTTGAAGCCAAGATGGCCGCTGATGGAAAACCCATGATCCTCTCTGCCAATGTTACACGTGGACCAGGCAGGAAGACAAGCTTTTCTGCTACTGTGAAGAATATGTTCAGAGAAACTTCATCACTGTcag TGGCCCTGGAGCGCAGgcgtgacagcagcagcaggcagtaCTCTGTGGAAGCAGAGCTCCTATTACCTGGTGTAGTTGGCAGCAGGATGCTGGGACTGATAGAGCAGAAGGGCTCACTGTGGAGCTCCGCGCTCAGGCTCAAGTATGGTCTGGGAG GTGATGCCCGCCACCTGTGTCAGGAGTGCTACTCGTCTCAGAGACTGCGGCGGGAGAGAGGCTCAAACCTCACCTACATCATGAGAACAGATCATGAGTTCTATTGTTCCAACACTGCTCTTATCAACCACAAG ATTCATCTCAGACATGAGAAAAGCCCCAGCCACGTTAAATCAGTCCTGGATGTGAGCTATGGGAAACACTGGGATGAGATCAACAACAAGCGCACACTCCATCTGAGCCAGTCCTTCAAAAACCAGTCCACACAAAACCACACCAGCTACACACTGGAG TTCAGTCTTCAGGTACCAGAGAAAAACTTAAACTACAGGACCCAGCTCCTGCACTCACACCTCAGACAGCTCGGTTCTGAGAGCAGCACTCACTTAAAAATCATACACAATAACCTGATGCCACTGGTGGCTGGGTTACACTGGAAAAGGCCCCCAGCAGATGCTTTGCAAAAGAAATGGGAag CCACATTTAACATGGACACCCCATGGCTGTACATCTACACTGTCCATAAGCTGAGTAACATCCAGCGGCATACACTGCAACTTACATCAGAACTGACAACCAGCAAGTGGCTGACCATCCGTAACCTCATCCTGGAGGGTTTCTACAGGGAcaggggcagagagagggaggcacgTCTGGAGCTCTACACACCAGCTGTCACCTACCTCCAA GCAGGAGGGTGGGGTGTGGTGATGAAGCGAGGTGTGAAGGCCTTCTGCTCATTGAGCTCTTTGTGGACATCTCCCCTGAGAGTGGATGTCTCTCTTGAAGCCTCTACATTCAGCCACACCCTGCAGATGGCCTCCAGCTACAGCAAGCACAACATAAGCTTGATGGCCGCCTTCAAAACTTTGGACAAG AATTTGAGAAAGAGGCAAGCGGTGGTGAAAATTACTTTATCAAGGCCAAAGAGTCCGGCCACAGAGCTGGAGTTTGAGGGGAcagtggaggagctgaggaaggaCAAGAAGATCTATCAGAAAACAGCACTACTCCATCTCAG ACAGACCCTCCAGACCTTTCCTCAGACTTTCCTCCTGAGGGAAACTTTCACCATTGACCTCCTCAAAGACCTCTACATCCTCGAGTCTAAAGctggtttccatggcaacagggAGGTCATCCACACCCTCACTCTGGGCTACCAACCACCCAGCCCTTTT GTTTGCTCTGCACTGGTCCATCCTTTCAGTGCCAACATTATTCCATCTGACTCAGAAATCTGTGTAACCATAACCAGCAACCAGGTGCACTGCTTTCATATCTCAGTGACCCCAAAGAAACAAGGATTTAACTTGAACACAACAGCACCATAA